One part of the Sciurus carolinensis chromosome 6, mSciCar1.2, whole genome shotgun sequence genome encodes these proteins:
- the LOC124986918 gene encoding 39S ribosomal protein L42, mitochondrial-like, translating into MLFRTSVILSFDHFITQAATALKWVISKKTFLKHLFSIQNGVLSGVCHKSTFSSLPDDHNCKVKRTLTSDSRTMVCYHPSVDVPCEHTQPIPKPDPVHNNEEAHDQVLKTRLEEKDKHLEQGPMKEKLSKMLFTTEHHWYPHGQHHRCRKNLNPPKDR; encoded by the coding sequence ATGCTCTTCAGAACATCTGTCATCCTatcatttgatcattttataaCACAGGCAGCAACAGCATTAAAGTGGGTGATATCAAAGAAAACTTTCTTGAagcatttattttcaattcaaaatggagttttatCTGGTGTTTGTCATaaatctacattttcttctcttccagaTGACCATAATTGCAAAGTAAAGCGTACTTTGACATCTGATAGCAGGACAATGGTATGCTACCACCCTTCTGTGGATGTCCCATGTGAACACACACAACCTATCCCTAAACCAGATCCTGTGCACAATAATGAAGAAGCACATGATCAAGTGCTAAAAACCAgattagaagaaaaagataaacaccTTGAGCAAGGACCCATGAAAGAAAAACTTAGCAAAATGTTATTTACTACTGAGCATCATTGGTATCCTCATGGACAGCATCACAGATGTCGTAAGAATCTGAATCCTCCAAAAGACAGATGA